The following are encoded together in the Coffea arabica cultivar ET-39 chromosome 1c, Coffea Arabica ET-39 HiFi, whole genome shotgun sequence genome:
- the LOC113730981 gene encoding gamma-interferon-responsive lysosomal thiol protein isoform X2, protein MDARGRRHVPLRWPLLMLSLIISSSLISATSSDKVTLELYYETLCPYCANFIVNYLYKLFDTGLIEITDLKLIPYGNAKIRPNSTVVCQHGPYECLLNTIEACAIDVWPDVHAHFPFIYCVEKLIYDGKKTEWETCFLKLGLDEKPVTDCYESGRGKELNLRNAAVTGDLRPPHTYVPWVTVDGQPLYDDYIDFISFICKAYKGSPVPAACSGLSAADVSQKGSLNIFTPVCYTGVTIKSLFSGITTAVASWVRGVTEAAALE, encoded by the exons ATGGACGCTCGAGGAAGAAGGCATGTACCTCTTCGATGGCCTCTGCTAATGCTATCCCTGATCATCTCCTCTTCCTTAATCTCTGCTACTTCTTCTGATAAAGTTACCCTGGAGCTGTACTATGAGACCCTTTGTCCCTACTGCGCCAATTTCATCGTTAATTATCTGTACAAGCTTTTTGATACGGGACTCATCGAGATCACCGATCTCAAGCTCATCCCTTATGGCAACGCTAAAATCAGACCCAATTCCACCGTCGTTTGTCAG CATGGACCGTATGAATGCTTACTGAACACCATAGAGGCGTGTGCAATCGATGTGTGGCCAGATGTG CATGCACATTTTCCCTTCATCTATTGCGTAGAAAAACTAATATACGATGGGAAGAAAACTGAGTGGGAGACGTGCTTTTTGAAGTTGGGTTTGGATGAAAAGCCTGTCACTGATTGCTATGAAAGTGGACGTGGAAAAGAG CTTAATCTAAGAAATGCAGCAGTGACAGGCGACCTGCGACCTCCTCACACATACGTGCCTTGGGTAACTGTGGATGGACAGCCGCTTTATGAT GACTACATAGACTTCATAAGCTTCATCTGCAAGGCTTACAAAGGAAGTCCAGTGCCTGCTGCTTGCAGTGGATTGTCTGCAGCTGACGTTAGCCAAAAGGGAAGTTTGAACATTTTCACTCCGGTCTGCTATACAGGTGTGACAATTAAGTCGTTATTTTCCGGCATAACAACAGCTGTAGCATCATGGGTGCGGGGTGTTACGGAGGCGGCAGCTTTGGAATAG
- the LOC113730981 gene encoding gamma-interferon-responsive lysosomal thiol protein isoform X1 yields the protein MNFKRQSHMIPTFHMTKIYFLLFLLFLTFVSPISCKKVSLGLSYESNCPYSVLFVVEDLYKIFYNGLIDIVDLHLVPWGNARILDNNTIQCQHGPYECLLNTIEACAIDVWPDVHAHFPFIYCVEKLIYDGKKTEWETCFLKLGLDEKPVTDCYESGRGKELNLRNAAVTGDLRPPHTYVPWVTVDGQPLYDDYIDFISFICKAYKGSPVPAACSGLSAADVSQKGSLNIFTPVCYTGVTIKSLFSGITTAVASWVRGVTEAAALE from the exons ATGAATTTCAAGCGTCAGAGTCATATGATTCCCACATTTCACATGACTAAGATctattttctccttttcttgctCTTTCTCACGTTCGTCTCTCCCATTTCATGCAAGAAAGTATCATTGGGATTATCCTATGAAAGCAATTGCCCTTATAGTGTCCTTTTTGTTGTTGAAGATCTATATAAAATCTTCTATAATGGGCTCATTGATATTGTTGATCTCCATCTGGTTCCTTGGGGTAATGCCAGAATCCTTGACAACAATACCATCCAATGCCAG CATGGACCGTATGAATGCTTACTGAACACCATAGAGGCGTGTGCAATCGATGTGTGGCCAGATGTG CATGCACATTTTCCCTTCATCTATTGCGTAGAAAAACTAATATACGATGGGAAGAAAACTGAGTGGGAGACGTGCTTTTTGAAGTTGGGTTTGGATGAAAAGCCTGTCACTGATTGCTATGAAAGTGGACGTGGAAAAGAG CTTAATCTAAGAAATGCAGCAGTGACAGGCGACCTGCGACCTCCTCACACATACGTGCCTTGGGTAACTGTGGATGGACAGCCGCTTTATGAT GACTACATAGACTTCATAAGCTTCATCTGCAAGGCTTACAAAGGAAGTCCAGTGCCTGCTGCTTGCAGTGGATTGTCTGCAGCTGACGTTAGCCAAAAGGGAAGTTTGAACATTTTCACTCCGGTCTGCTATACAGGTGTGACAATTAAGTCGTTATTTTCCGGCATAACAACAGCTGTAGCATCATGGGTGCGGGGTGTTACGGAGGCGGCAGCTTTGGAATAG
- the LOC113730996 gene encoding cinnamoyl-CoA reductase 2-like, translating to MAKREEVVCVTGGSGYIGSWLVRLLLDRGYTVHATVKDLKDEKETKHLEALEGAESRLRLFEIDLLNYDSIVSAVTGTTGVFHLASPCIVEKVDDPENELLAPAINGTINVLTAAKELGVRRVVVTSSISAIIPSPNWPADKVKNEECWADEEYCKQKGVWYPLSKTLAEKAAWKFAKEKALDIVVVNPGTVMGPILPPALNASMLMILRLLQGCTNTYEDVFMGSVHVKDVALAHILVYENSSSTGRHLCLEAISHYGDFAAMVAELYPEYKVPRLPKDTQPGLLRAKDGAKKLMDLGLQFIPMEQIIRDAVESLKSKGFIS from the exons ATGGCAAAGAGAGAAGAGGTGGTCTGTGTGACGGGAGGCAGCGGCTACATTGGGTCTTGGTTGGTCCGTCTCCTGCTTGACCGCGGCTACACCGTCCACGCCACCGTCAAAGATCTCA AGGATGAGAAAGAGACGAAGCATCTAGAAGCATTGGAAGGCGCTGAATCCCGTCTCCGGCTGTTTGAAATCGATCTCCTTAACTACGACTCTATTGTCTCCGCTGTCACCGGCACAACCGGCGTTTTCCATCTCGCTTCTCCCTGCATCGTCGAAAAAGTTGACGACCCCGAG AATGAGCTATTGGCACCGGCGATAAACGGCACCATTAATGTGCTGACGGCAGCGAAAGAGCTAGGAGTTCGGCGTGTGGTGGTCACCTCGTCTATATCCGCAATTATCCCCAGCCCTAATTGGCCTGCGGATAAGGTCAAGAATGAGGAATGCTGGGCAGACGAAGAATACTGCAAACAGAAAGGG GTATGGTATCCACTTTCTAAAACACTGGCTGAAAAAGCTGCATGGAAATTTGCCAAGGAGAAAGCATTGGATATTGTAGTGGTCAATCCTGGAACTGTAATGGGCCCTATTCTGCCCCCAGCTCTGAATGCAAGCATGTTGATGATTCTGCGCCTTCTTCAGG GCTGCACAAATACATATGAGGATGTATTTATGGGGTCAGTCCATGTCAAAGATGTGGCCCTGGCACACATCCTAGTCTACGAGAACTCCTCTTCAACTGGAAGGCATTTATGTCTTGAAGCCATATCTCATTATGGTGATTTTGCTGCTATGGTTGCTGAACTTTACCCAGAATATAAAGTGCCCAG GTTGCCCAAGGATACTCAACCTGGACTGTTGAGAGCCAAGGATGGGGCTAAGAAGCTAATGGACTTGGGTCTTCAGTTCATTCCCATGGAGCAAATTATCAGGGATGCTGTGGAGAGCTTGAAGAGCAAAGGATTTATTTCTTAA